The Montipora capricornis isolate CH-2021 chromosome 3, ASM3666992v2, whole genome shotgun sequence genome window below encodes:
- the LOC138044075 gene encoding uroporphyrinogen-III synthase-like isoform X1 translates to MRIRDILARDNCLKMTLVVLFRSPSPIPQEDDYHKVLLGNGMKPISIPVLSFKFNNLHELAQKLQEPCKYGGMVLTSQRAVEAIECSVNEFISKEVWKNSIANVWQQRAIFVVGKASAKAATEKLGLQSTGQEAGSAEALVPIIWQSVKPAGNPLLFPCGNMRRETIPTEMEKAGIPLDSVQVYSTCADLNIKQSLEDLIKVQGTPSYAVFFSPSGVNFTADILSSITEWWNRVKLVAIGKTTAEAMKKKEWTVRAVADQPNPQALAQCIALSMQE, encoded by the exons ATGCGAATTAGGGATATTCTAGCACGTGACAATTGTCTTAAAATGACCCTAGTTGTTTTATTTCGATCTCCTAGTCCTATTCCTCAAGAGGATGATTATCACAAG GTTCTGTTGGGTAATGGAATGAAACCTATCTCCATCCCTGTACTGTCATTCAAGTTTAATAACCTGCACGAACTTGCCCAAAAACTTCAAGAACCATGTAAATACGGAG GTATGGTGCTTACAAGTCAACGAGCTGTAGAGGCTATAGAGTGCTCTGTGAATGAGTTTATATCGAAGGAAG tctggAAAAATAGCATTGCAAATGTGTGGCAACAAAGAGCAATTTTTGTGGTTGGGAAAGCCTCTGCAAAAGCAG CCACTGAAAAACTGGGATTACAAAGTACTGGACAGGAAGCTGGGAGTGCAGAGGCTCTGGTTCCAATCATTTGGCAGT CTGTTAAGCCAGCAGGCAACCCACTTCTCTTTCCTTGTGGTAACATGAGAAGGGAGACAATCCCAACTGAGATGGAAAAAGCAG GGATACCTCTTGATAGTGTTCAAGTTTATAGCACGTGTGCAGATCTTAACATAAAGCAGTCTTTGGAAGATTTGATCAAAGTTCAG GGCACTCCTTCATATGCTGTCTTTTTTAGTCCATCTGGAGTTAACTTTACCGCAGACATTCTTTCCTCTATTACCGAGTGGTGGAACAGGGTAAAG CTTGTGGCGATTGGCAAGACAACAGCAGAAGCAATGAAGAAGAAGGAATGGACTGTGAGAGCAGTAGCAGATCAACCAAACCCCCAAGCTTTAGCTCAGTGTATAGCACTAAGCATGCAAGAATAA
- the LOC138044075 gene encoding uroporphyrinogen-III synthase-like isoform X4, with protein sequence MAEARPEEMISSQILRGMVLTSQRAVEAIECSVNEFISKEVWKNSIANVWQQRAIFVVGKASAKAATEKLGLQSTGQEAGSAEALVPIIWQSVKPAGNPLLFPCGNMRRETIPTEMEKAGIPLDSVQVYSTCADLNIKQSLEDLIKVQGTPSYAVFFSPSGVNFTADILSSITEWWNRVKLVAIGKTTAEAMKKKEWTVRAVADQPNPQALAQCIALSMQE encoded by the exons atggctgaagcgcggccagaggaaatgatttctagccagatactcaggg GTATGGTGCTTACAAGTCAACGAGCTGTAGAGGCTATAGAGTGCTCTGTGAATGAGTTTATATCGAAGGAAG tctggAAAAATAGCATTGCAAATGTGTGGCAACAAAGAGCAATTTTTGTGGTTGGGAAAGCCTCTGCAAAAGCAG CCACTGAAAAACTGGGATTACAAAGTACTGGACAGGAAGCTGGGAGTGCAGAGGCTCTGGTTCCAATCATTTGGCAGT CTGTTAAGCCAGCAGGCAACCCACTTCTCTTTCCTTGTGGTAACATGAGAAGGGAGACAATCCCAACTGAGATGGAAAAAGCAG GGATACCTCTTGATAGTGTTCAAGTTTATAGCACGTGTGCAGATCTTAACATAAAGCAGTCTTTGGAAGATTTGATCAAAGTTCAG GGCACTCCTTCATATGCTGTCTTTTTTAGTCCATCTGGAGTTAACTTTACCGCAGACATTCTTTCCTCTATTACCGAGTGGTGGAACAGGGTAAAG CTTGTGGCGATTGGCAAGACAACAGCAGAAGCAATGAAGAAGAAGGAATGGACTGTGAGAGCAGTAGCAGATCAACCAAACCCCCAAGCTTTAGCTCAGTGTATAGCACTAAGCATGCAAGAATAA
- the LOC138044075 gene encoding uroporphyrinogen-III synthase-like isoform X3, producing MAEAWPEEMILGQNHRSRPGMVLTSQRAVEAIECSVNEFISKEVWKNSIANVWQQRAIFVVGKASAKAATEKLGLQSTGQEAGSAEALVPIIWQSVKPAGNPLLFPCGNMRRETIPTEMEKAGIPLDSVQVYSTCADLNIKQSLEDLIKVQGTPSYAVFFSPSGVNFTADILSSITEWWNRVKLVAIGKTTAEAMKKKEWTVRAVADQPNPQALAQCIALSMQE from the exons atggctgaagcgtggccagaggaaatgattctCGGCCAGAACcacaggagtaggcctg GTATGGTGCTTACAAGTCAACGAGCTGTAGAGGCTATAGAGTGCTCTGTGAATGAGTTTATATCGAAGGAAG tctggAAAAATAGCATTGCAAATGTGTGGCAACAAAGAGCAATTTTTGTGGTTGGGAAAGCCTCTGCAAAAGCAG CCACTGAAAAACTGGGATTACAAAGTACTGGACAGGAAGCTGGGAGTGCAGAGGCTCTGGTTCCAATCATTTGGCAGT CTGTTAAGCCAGCAGGCAACCCACTTCTCTTTCCTTGTGGTAACATGAGAAGGGAGACAATCCCAACTGAGATGGAAAAAGCAG GGATACCTCTTGATAGTGTTCAAGTTTATAGCACGTGTGCAGATCTTAACATAAAGCAGTCTTTGGAAGATTTGATCAAAGTTCAG GGCACTCCTTCATATGCTGTCTTTTTTAGTCCATCTGGAGTTAACTTTACCGCAGACATTCTTTCCTCTATTACCGAGTGGTGGAACAGGGTAAAG CTTGTGGCGATTGGCAAGACAACAGCAGAAGCAATGAAGAAGAAGGAATGGACTGTGAGAGCAGTAGCAGATCAACCAAACCCCCAAGCTTTAGCTCAGTGTATAGCACTAAGCATGCAAGAATAA
- the LOC138044075 gene encoding uroporphyrinogen-III synthase-like isoform X2, with protein MKPISIPVLSFKFNNLHELAQKLQEPCKYGGMVLTSQRAVEAIECSVNEFISKEVWKNSIANVWQQRAIFVVGKASAKAATEKLGLQSTGQEAGSAEALVPIIWQSVKPAGNPLLFPCGNMRRETIPTEMEKAGIPLDSVQVYSTCADLNIKQSLEDLIKVQGTPSYAVFFSPSGVNFTADILSSITEWWNRVKLVAIGKTTAEAMKKKEWTVRAVADQPNPQALAQCIALSMQE; from the exons ATGAAACCTATCTCCATCCCTGTACTGTCATTCAAGTTTAATAACCTGCACGAACTTGCCCAAAAACTTCAAGAACCATGTAAATACGGAG GTATGGTGCTTACAAGTCAACGAGCTGTAGAGGCTATAGAGTGCTCTGTGAATGAGTTTATATCGAAGGAAG tctggAAAAATAGCATTGCAAATGTGTGGCAACAAAGAGCAATTTTTGTGGTTGGGAAAGCCTCTGCAAAAGCAG CCACTGAAAAACTGGGATTACAAAGTACTGGACAGGAAGCTGGGAGTGCAGAGGCTCTGGTTCCAATCATTTGGCAGT CTGTTAAGCCAGCAGGCAACCCACTTCTCTTTCCTTGTGGTAACATGAGAAGGGAGACAATCCCAACTGAGATGGAAAAAGCAG GGATACCTCTTGATAGTGTTCAAGTTTATAGCACGTGTGCAGATCTTAACATAAAGCAGTCTTTGGAAGATTTGATCAAAGTTCAG GGCACTCCTTCATATGCTGTCTTTTTTAGTCCATCTGGAGTTAACTTTACCGCAGACATTCTTTCCTCTATTACCGAGTGGTGGAACAGGGTAAAG CTTGTGGCGATTGGCAAGACAACAGCAGAAGCAATGAAGAAGAAGGAATGGACTGTGAGAGCAGTAGCAGATCAACCAAACCCCCAAGCTTTAGCTCAGTGTATAGCACTAAGCATGCAAGAATAA